In Burkholderia gladioli, a genomic segment contains:
- a CDS encoding ammonium transporter produces MDSLKTAGDTLFLLLGAAMVLAMHAGFAFLELGTVRRKNQVNALVKILVDFSVSTIAYFFIGYTVAYGVEFFDDIGTLAQHNGYALVRFFFLLTFAAAIPAIVSGGIAERAKFNPQLIATSVIVGLVYPFFEGIAWNDRFGIQDWLAHAFGAPFHDFAGSVVVHAFGGWIALPAVILLGARHGRYSKDGRIAAHPPSNIPFLALGAWVLAVGWFGFNVMSAQTLDKISGLVAVNSLMAMVGGTLAAWFAGRNDPGFTYNGPLAGLVAVCAGSDVMHPLGALVTGAAAGALFVVMFTCVQNRWRIDDVLGVWPLHGLCGALGGLAAGVFGQPALGGFGGVSFLSQLVGTLGGIAVALLGGTLVYGVLKVSLGLRLDQEAEFDGADLSIHRISATPERD; encoded by the coding sequence ATGGACAGTCTGAAAACGGCCGGCGACACCTTATTTCTCCTTCTCGGTGCAGCCATGGTGCTCGCCATGCACGCGGGTTTCGCCTTCCTCGAGCTGGGGACGGTGCGCAGGAAGAACCAGGTCAATGCCCTGGTCAAGATCCTGGTCGACTTCTCGGTCTCGACCATCGCCTACTTCTTCATCGGCTACACGGTCGCCTACGGCGTCGAGTTCTTCGACGACATCGGCACGCTGGCCCAGCACAACGGCTACGCCCTGGTGCGCTTCTTCTTCCTGCTGACCTTCGCCGCGGCGATCCCGGCGATCGTCTCGGGCGGCATCGCCGAGCGCGCCAAGTTCAACCCGCAGCTGATCGCCACCTCGGTGATCGTCGGGCTGGTCTACCCGTTCTTCGAGGGCATCGCCTGGAACGACCGCTTCGGCATCCAGGACTGGCTCGCGCACGCCTTCGGCGCGCCCTTCCACGATTTCGCCGGCTCGGTGGTGGTGCATGCCTTCGGCGGCTGGATCGCGCTGCCCGCCGTGATCCTGCTCGGCGCGCGCCACGGCCGCTACTCGAAGGACGGCCGGATCGCCGCGCATCCGCCCTCGAACATCCCCTTCCTCGCGCTCGGCGCCTGGGTGCTGGCGGTGGGCTGGTTCGGCTTCAACGTGATGAGCGCGCAGACGCTCGACAAGATCAGCGGCCTGGTGGCCGTCAACTCGCTGATGGCGATGGTGGGCGGCACGCTGGCCGCCTGGTTCGCCGGCCGCAACGATCCGGGCTTCACCTACAACGGGCCGCTGGCGGGGCTGGTGGCGGTCTGCGCGGGCTCCGACGTGATGCACCCGCTCGGCGCGCTGGTGACGGGCGCGGCCGCCGGCGCGCTGTTCGTGGTGATGTTCACCTGCGTGCAGAACCGCTGGCGCATCGACGACGTGCTCGGCGTGTGGCCGCTGCACGGCCTGTGCGGCGCGCTCGGCGGGCTGGCCGCCGGCGTGTTCGGCCAGCCGGCGCTGGGCGGCTTCGGCGGCGTGTCCTTCCTCTCGCAACTGGTGGGCACGCTGGGCGGCATCGCCGTCGCGCTGCTCGGCGGCACGCTCGTGTACGGCGTGCTGAAGGTGTCGCTCGGGTTGCGGCTCGACCAGGAAGCCGAATTCGACGGCGCCGACCTGTCGATCCATCGCATCTCGGCCACGCCCGAACGGGATTAG
- a CDS encoding Rrf2 family transcriptional regulator, whose translation MNTSSRFAFAVHVLTLLAQQEGVPLSSEYIAGSVNTNPALIRRLTSMLAAAGITTSQLGAGGGALLAREPGSITLLEVYRAVDDGQLFALHREAPNPDCLVGRHIQGVLTVYIDDAQRAMEASLARRTVADVMADVLREHEMRQDG comes from the coding sequence ATGAATACGAGCAGCCGGTTCGCTTTCGCCGTGCATGTGCTGACCTTGCTGGCGCAGCAGGAGGGCGTGCCGCTGTCGTCGGAGTACATCGCCGGCAGCGTGAACACCAACCCGGCGCTGATCCGGCGCCTGACCTCGATGCTGGCCGCCGCAGGCATCACCACCTCGCAGTTGGGGGCCGGCGGCGGCGCGCTGCTGGCGCGCGAGCCGGGTTCGATCACGCTGCTGGAGGTATATCGCGCGGTCGACGATGGGCAGTTGTTCGCCCTGCATCGCGAGGCGCCGAACCCCGATTGCCTGGTGGGGCGGCATATCCAGGGCGTGCTGACGGTCTATATCGACGACGCGCAGCGCGCCATGGAAGCCTCGCTGGCGCGGCGCACGGTGGCCGACGTGATGGCCGACGTGCTGCGCGAGCACGAGATGCGGCAGGACGGATAG
- a CDS encoding MdtA/MuxA family multidrug efflux RND transporter periplasmic adaptor subunit: protein MNNQESQTPRSPAPPPQDPAPRKRRWPIAIGVAALVVIGGALLWWHPWKKNEAPANGQQAGQGGGRRHGGPADFANQPQPVQVATASRGEMPIVLSALGTVTPLATVTVKTQLSGYLQSVNFTEGQMVKKGDVLVQIDPRPYQVALETAEGTLARDQALLATARLDLKRYQTLLAQDSISGQQADTQASLVKQYEGTVKTDQASIDSAKLNLTYARVTAPVSGRVGLRQVDAGNYVTPGDTNGLVVITQLQPMSVIFTTSEDNLPPILKQVNAGKSLSVTAYNRNNTVPLETGSLETFDNQIDTTTGTVKLRAIFDNKDNLLFPNQFVNTRLLVDTLKDAVIVPTAAVQTGSIGQFVYIVKPDNTVTVRKVKPGPVDGERTSIAEGVQVGERVVTDGVDRLREGAKITIPAEHPAGASGASAAHAASGASGAHGHRHHGASQSAAQ, encoded by the coding sequence ATGAACAATCAGGAATCGCAAACGCCTCGCTCCCCCGCCCCTCCGCCGCAGGATCCGGCGCCGCGCAAGCGCCGCTGGCCGATCGCGATCGGCGTGGCCGCGCTCGTCGTGATCGGGGGCGCGCTGCTGTGGTGGCATCCGTGGAAGAAGAACGAGGCGCCGGCCAACGGCCAGCAGGCCGGCCAGGGCGGCGGACGCCGCCACGGCGGCCCGGCCGACTTCGCCAACCAGCCGCAGCCGGTGCAGGTGGCCACCGCCTCGCGCGGCGAGATGCCGATCGTGCTGTCCGCGCTCGGCACGGTCACGCCGCTGGCCACCGTGACGGTGAAGACGCAACTGTCCGGCTACCTGCAGTCGGTCAACTTCACCGAAGGGCAGATGGTCAAGAAGGGCGACGTGCTGGTGCAGATCGACCCGCGCCCCTACCAGGTCGCGCTCGAGACCGCCGAAGGCACGCTGGCGCGCGACCAGGCGCTGCTGGCCACCGCGCGCCTCGACCTCAAGCGCTACCAGACGCTGCTCGCGCAGGACTCGATCTCGGGCCAGCAGGCCGACACGCAAGCCTCGCTGGTCAAGCAATACGAAGGCACCGTGAAGACCGACCAGGCCTCGATCGACTCGGCCAAGCTGAACCTGACCTACGCGCGCGTGACCGCGCCCGTCTCGGGCCGCGTCGGCCTGCGCCAGGTGGATGCCGGCAACTACGTGACGCCGGGCGACACCAACGGCCTGGTGGTGATCACCCAGCTGCAGCCGATGAGCGTGATCTTCACCACCTCGGAGGACAACCTCCCGCCGATCCTGAAGCAGGTCAATGCCGGCAAGTCGCTGTCGGTGACCGCCTACAACCGCAACAACACGGTGCCGCTCGAAACCGGCTCGCTGGAAACCTTCGACAACCAGATCGACACCACCACCGGCACCGTCAAGCTGCGCGCGATCTTCGACAACAAGGACAACCTGCTGTTCCCGAATCAGTTCGTCAACACGCGCCTCTTGGTGGACACGCTGAAGGACGCGGTGATCGTGCCGACCGCCGCGGTGCAGACCGGCTCGATCGGCCAGTTCGTCTATATCGTCAAGCCCGACAACACGGTCACGGTGCGCAAGGTCAAGCCGGGCCCGGTGGACGGCGAGCGCACCAGCATCGCCGAGGGCGTGCAGGTCGGCGAGCGGGTGGTCACCGACGGCGTCGACCGGCTGCGCGAGGGCGCCAAGATCACCATCCCGGCCGAGCATCCGGCGGGCGCCAGCGGTGCCTCGGCCGCGCATGCCGCATCGGGCGCCTCGGGCGCGCACGGCCATCGCCATCACGGCGCGTCCCAATCCGCCGCGCAATGA
- a CDS encoding FUSC family protein, translating to MRYSIEIRKFLYSQYFFGGLRIAVGVSLPAVLCLIVFHERDLGFTIATGALGACVVDMPGPLKYKHNEMLACSVIGFLSALATGLATPNIFALWLTIVPLTFVLSLIVVYGNRWPQISFATLFMMVMTLEDSFTPLEALVNAAWILAGGLWYTYWATLVSRWQARRIEQQALADSLFALSGYLLARADFYDPDADLDECYRNLVIKQVAAVESQETARDIVLRNLPKLRHGKLDPARTMMFNLFINSVDLHEMFVGAHTDYPLVRSTFGGSDMLLFYRDLIRKAASDLETVGLAVLENRASQPRISVKAELRAIEYEIELMRKKNFAQTNPEAYAAVLATFRRIWSATRLIDKMRRALAETPDTSKTELKIDQTLARFLQRRRVSPMLIFSNLNLGSPSFRHALRVTVAVALAFWLGRLLPLTNAYWIVMTTIIILKPGYSLTKQRNAQRIVGTLLGCAISIALIYTVKSPALLIAIMFGSMVMSYSLLLFNYAASVVFTSSYVLLMFHLLAPGSMRIIGERAIDTVVGCMIAIAASRLFPYWEYRAMGKLVAEVLSTTRKYFEAAWRVGRGQGAPAAPSVAAADGAAVVQAVAVAAESGKVSPLESDYPYRLARKNVHIAFANLGQAFQRMMLEPKAHQRFVPELNDLLVQAHVLGAQITAAAPLLRSATSEGAPDTYAALEQGLAQVREHLQQAEAGTPPPAEQAELTKRLSRDLDSMVVEAEKSSQVGSELTHDLKVLAHQCKQMLASSLLIRKDASLIRLPA from the coding sequence ATGCGCTATTCGATCGAAATCAGGAAGTTCCTGTACAGCCAGTATTTCTTCGGCGGCCTGCGAATCGCCGTCGGCGTGTCCCTGCCGGCCGTGCTCTGCCTGATCGTGTTCCACGAACGCGACCTCGGCTTCACCATCGCCACCGGCGCGCTGGGCGCCTGCGTGGTCGACATGCCGGGTCCGCTCAAGTACAAGCACAACGAAATGCTCGCGTGCAGCGTGATCGGCTTCCTGTCGGCGCTGGCCACCGGCCTGGCCACGCCGAACATCTTCGCGCTGTGGCTGACCATCGTGCCGCTCACCTTCGTGCTGTCGCTGATCGTGGTGTACGGCAACCGCTGGCCGCAGATCAGCTTCGCCACCCTGTTCATGATGGTGATGACGCTGGAGGACAGCTTCACGCCGCTCGAGGCGCTGGTCAACGCGGCCTGGATCCTCGCCGGCGGCCTCTGGTATACCTACTGGGCCACCCTGGTGTCGCGCTGGCAGGCGCGCCGCATCGAGCAGCAGGCGCTGGCCGACAGCCTGTTCGCCTTGTCCGGCTACCTGCTCGCGCGCGCCGATTTCTACGATCCCGATGCCGATCTCGACGAGTGCTACCGCAACCTGGTGATCAAGCAGGTGGCGGCGGTCGAATCGCAGGAAACCGCGCGCGACATCGTGCTGCGCAACCTGCCCAAGCTGCGCCACGGCAAGCTCGACCCGGCGCGCACCATGATGTTCAACCTGTTCATCAACAGCGTCGACCTGCACGAGATGTTCGTCGGCGCGCATACCGACTACCCGCTGGTGCGCAGCACCTTCGGCGGCTCGGACATGCTGCTGTTCTATCGCGACCTGATCCGCAAGGCCGCCTCCGACCTCGAAACGGTCGGCCTCGCGGTGCTGGAGAATCGCGCGAGCCAGCCGCGCATCAGCGTGAAGGCCGAGCTGCGCGCGATCGAGTACGAGATCGAGCTGATGCGCAAGAAGAACTTCGCGCAGACCAACCCCGAGGCCTACGCGGCCGTGCTGGCCACCTTCCGGCGCATCTGGAGCGCCACGCGCCTGATCGACAAGATGCGCCGCGCGCTCGCCGAGACGCCCGACACCAGCAAGACCGAGCTGAAGATCGACCAGACCCTGGCGCGCTTCCTGCAGCGCCGCCGCGTCTCGCCGATGCTGATCTTCTCCAACCTCAACCTCGGCTCGCCGAGCTTTCGCCATGCGCTGCGCGTGACGGTGGCGGTGGCGCTGGCGTTCTGGCTGGGGCGGCTGCTGCCGCTCACCAATGCCTACTGGATCGTGATGACCACCATCATCATCCTGAAGCCGGGCTACTCGCTGACCAAGCAGCGCAACGCGCAGCGTATCGTCGGCACCCTGCTCGGCTGCGCGATCAGCATCGCGCTGATCTACACGGTCAAGTCGCCGGCGCTGCTGATCGCGATCATGTTCGGCTCGATGGTGATGAGCTACAGCCTGCTGCTGTTCAACTACGCGGCCAGCGTGGTGTTCACCTCCTCCTACGTGCTGCTGATGTTCCACCTGCTCGCGCCGGGCAGCATGCGCATCATCGGCGAGCGCGCGATCGACACGGTGGTGGGCTGCATGATCGCGATCGCCGCGAGCCGGCTGTTCCCCTACTGGGAATACCGCGCGATGGGCAAGCTGGTGGCCGAGGTGCTGAGCACCACCCGCAAGTATTTCGAGGCGGCCTGGCGGGTCGGGCGCGGCCAGGGTGCGCCGGCGGCGCCCTCGGTGGCCGCCGCCGACGGCGCGGCGGTGGTGCAGGCGGTGGCGGTCGCGGCCGAATCCGGCAAGGTCTCGCCGCTCGAGAGCGACTACCCCTATCGCCTCGCACGCAAGAACGTGCACATCGCCTTCGCCAACCTGGGCCAGGCCTTCCAGCGCATGATGCTGGAGCCCAAGGCGCACCAGCGCTTCGTGCCCGAGCTCAATGACCTGCTGGTGCAGGCCCACGTGCTGGGCGCGCAGATCACGGCCGCCGCGCCCCTGCTGCGCAGCGCCACCAGCGAGGGCGCGCCCGATACCTACGCGGCGCTGGAACAAGGCCTCGCGCAGGTGCGCGAGCATCTCCAGCAGGCCGAGGCCGGCACGCCGCCGCCCGCCGAGCAGGCCGAGCTGACCAAGCGGCTCTCGCGCGATCTCGATTCGATGGTGGTGGAAGCGGAGAAGTCGAGCCAGGTGGGCTCGGAGCTGACGCACGACCTGAAGGTGCTGGCGCACCAGTGCAAGCAGATGCTGGCCTCCTCGCTGCTGATCCGCAAGGACGCGAGCCTGATCCGGCTGCCGGCCTGA
- a CDS encoding NAD(P)-dependent oxidoreductase: MTQKTLNIALFGASGGIGSRIAAEAARRGHRVTALSRRAGVSEGNITAKTADLFDAASVAAALQGQDVAASAYGPGGGDATQVPKAVRALVDGARAAGVRRLLVVGGAGSLEVAPGTQLVDTEGFPDAYKPQALAHREALGYLRGVSDLDWTFFAPAALIAPGERTGTFRTGTGKLISDAEGNSRISTEDYAIAFVDAIEQGQFVREIATVAY, encoded by the coding sequence ATGACGCAGAAGACTTTGAACATCGCGCTGTTCGGCGCATCGGGCGGCATCGGTTCGCGGATCGCGGCGGAAGCGGCGCGTCGCGGGCATCGCGTGACGGCGCTGTCGCGCCGCGCCGGTGTCAGCGAAGGCAATATCACGGCGAAGACGGCCGACCTGTTCGATGCGGCCAGCGTGGCGGCGGCGCTGCAAGGGCAGGACGTGGCGGCGAGCGCCTACGGCCCGGGCGGCGGCGACGCGACCCAGGTGCCGAAGGCGGTCCGCGCGCTGGTGGACGGTGCGCGTGCGGCCGGCGTCAGGCGCCTGCTGGTGGTGGGCGGCGCGGGCTCGCTGGAAGTCGCGCCGGGTACGCAACTGGTGGATACCGAAGGTTTCCCGGATGCCTACAAGCCGCAGGCGCTGGCCCATCGCGAGGCACTCGGCTACCTGCGCGGCGTGAGCGACCTCGACTGGACCTTCTTCGCGCCGGCCGCGCTGATCGCGCCGGGCGAGCGCACCGGCACCTTCCGCACCGGCACCGGCAAGCTGATCAGCGACGCCGAGGGCAACAGCCGGATCTCGACCGAGGACTACGCGATCGCCTTCGTCGATGCGATCGAGCAGGGGCAGTTCGTGCGCGAGATCGCCACCGTCGCGTATTGA
- a CDS encoding IclR family transcriptional regulator: protein MSILNNAAAAARDRESSTDEISALARGLAVLRRIAAADAPVSNRELTELTGIPKPTVSRITATLVSAGFLFRLPDSERFVLTASVLELSNGFLRNFDIRARSRPFLIELAERTSLSVHLAVRDRLDMVAIDVIRPRSAVLVTRLEIGSRMDIARTAVGRAYLAALEEGERRELLGALQAAHGDDWPLVVARLNSALDDTLRNGYSLAIGEWRDGLNAIAAGFVGPSGQRYAVNCGGAAQQYPPEWLLETAVPAMHECIAKITREIGGAVPTRRG, encoded by the coding sequence GTGTCGATATTGAATAACGCAGCCGCTGCCGCGCGCGATCGGGAATCCTCCACCGACGAGATCTCGGCGCTCGCCCGGGGGCTCGCGGTGCTGCGCCGGATCGCTGCCGCCGATGCTCCCGTCAGCAACCGCGAACTGACAGAATTAACAGGTATCCCCAAGCCGACCGTCTCGCGCATCACCGCCACCCTGGTGAGCGCCGGTTTCCTGTTTCGGCTGCCCGACAGCGAGCGCTTCGTGCTGACCGCGTCGGTGCTCGAGCTGAGCAACGGCTTCCTGCGCAACTTCGACATCCGCGCGCGCTCGCGGCCGTTCCTGATCGAGCTGGCCGAGCGCACCTCGCTGTCGGTCCATCTCGCCGTGCGCGACCGGCTCGACATGGTCGCGATCGACGTGATCCGGCCGCGCTCGGCGGTGCTCGTCACGCGGCTCGAGATCGGCTCGCGGATGGACATCGCCCGCACCGCGGTGGGCCGTGCCTACCTGGCCGCGCTCGAGGAAGGCGAGCGGCGCGAGCTGCTCGGCGCCCTGCAGGCCGCCCACGGCGACGACTGGCCACTGGTGGTGGCCCGCCTGAACTCGGCCCTCGACGACACGCTGCGCAACGGCTACTCGCTGGCGATCGGCGAATGGCGCGACGGGCTCAACGCCATCGCGGCCGGTTTCGTCGGCCCCTCGGGCCAGCGCTACGCCGTCAATTGCGGCGGCGCCGCCCAGCAGTACCCGCCCGAGTGGCTGCTCGAAACAGCGGTGCCCGCCATGCACGAATGCATCGCCAAGATCACGCGCGAGATCGGCGGGGCGGTGCCGACGCGGCGCGGCTGA
- a CDS encoding Lrp/AsnC family transcriptional regulator — protein sequence MDHIDRKLLELLQTDATLPIAELAQKVNLSQTPCWKRIQRLKDTGAIRAQVALCDARKLGVGTTVFVAVRTNQHTEEWARSFTQAVCDIPEVVEVYRMSGETDYLLRVVVADIADYDRVYKHLIRSVPLFDVSSSFAMEQIKYSTALPVRTELAPA from the coding sequence ATGGACCACATCGATCGCAAATTGCTGGAACTGCTGCAGACCGATGCGACGCTGCCGATCGCCGAACTCGCGCAGAAGGTGAACCTGTCGCAGACGCCTTGCTGGAAACGGATCCAGCGTCTCAAGGACACCGGCGCGATCCGCGCCCAGGTGGCGCTGTGCGATGCGCGCAAGCTCGGCGTGGGCACCACCGTGTTCGTCGCGGTGCGCACCAACCAGCACACCGAGGAATGGGCGCGCAGCTTCACCCAGGCCGTCTGCGACATCCCCGAGGTGGTCGAGGTCTACCGCATGAGCGGCGAGACCGACTACCTGCTGCGCGTGGTGGTGGCCGACATCGCCGACTACGACCGCGTCTACAAGCACCTGATTCGCAGCGTGCCGCTGTTCGACGTCAGCTCCTCGTTCGCGATGGAGCAGATCAAGTACTCGACCGCGCTGCCGGTGCGCACCGAACTCGCGCCGGCCTGA
- a CDS encoding PhoX family protein, translating into MTALPKTSRRQALKLLVGAPMLPLGGLALPALLSGCGGDDDTPPAAGNPGGGTTPAASFAAASFVSMAAPTLANPAAMATTTVGSTLKVSFTDGSARDYKLAYKPFFTTGDLVPNGAGGTILAGGYYDINNRPIVDSSKAGSERQFYSDCPDGSSLLTLANAKVPGVKGKPVFAVVQFEYTTRNQNGDSTYGQLPSPIAVLTLDQDPATGALTLVKYHNVDTSKAHGLWITCGASLSPWNTHLSSEEYEPDATLAATDKQFLAYSQNTFGSPTAANPYHYGHLPEVTVNPDGTGSIKKHYCLGRISHELIQVMPDQRTVMMGDDATNGGLFMFIADKAADLSAGTLYVAKWNQTSSTGAGAATLSWIRIGHAGSDEIEALANTLKAADIMDLATADPNDASYTKIHFGGKFNWMRIKPGMEKAAAFLETHRYAALIGGSMGFTKLEGTTVDAKDKVVYTAMSRVETSMVKGNAVSRDVAVDRKISAGAVYALNLKGGQRDSAGNAIDSEWVPVDMSAPAALVGEDLAAADALGNTANADKIANPDNLKFSQKLRTLFIGEDSGMHVNNFLWAYNVDTKTLSRVLSCPSGAESTGLHAVDEINGWTYIMSNFQHVGDWESPLHDKVKATLDPLVRSNYKDRFGASVGYLTAEATGIQLGKA; encoded by the coding sequence ATGACCGCGCTGCCCAAAACCTCCCGACGCCAGGCCCTGAAGCTCCTCGTCGGCGCCCCGATGCTGCCGCTCGGCGGCCTCGCCCTGCCCGCGCTGCTGTCCGGCTGCGGCGGCGACGACGACACCCCGCCGGCAGCGGGCAACCCCGGCGGCGGCACCACCCCGGCGGCCTCCTTCGCGGCCGCCAGCTTCGTCTCGATGGCCGCGCCGACGCTGGCCAATCCGGCGGCGATGGCCACCACCACGGTGGGCTCGACGCTGAAGGTGTCCTTCACCGACGGCAGCGCACGCGACTACAAGCTGGCCTACAAGCCCTTCTTCACCACCGGCGACCTGGTGCCGAACGGCGCCGGCGGCACCATCCTGGCCGGCGGCTACTACGACATCAACAATCGCCCGATCGTCGACAGCTCGAAGGCCGGCAGCGAGCGCCAGTTCTACTCGGACTGCCCGGACGGCAGCTCGCTGCTCACGCTGGCCAACGCCAAGGTGCCGGGCGTGAAGGGCAAGCCGGTGTTCGCGGTGGTGCAGTTCGAATACACCACGCGCAACCAGAACGGCGACTCGACCTACGGCCAGTTGCCCTCGCCGATCGCGGTGCTGACGCTCGACCAGGACCCGGCCACCGGCGCGCTCACGCTGGTCAAGTACCACAACGTCGACACCTCGAAGGCGCATGGCCTGTGGATCACCTGCGGCGCGAGCCTGTCGCCCTGGAACACCCACCTGTCGAGCGAGGAATACGAGCCGGACGCGACCCTCGCCGCCACCGACAAGCAGTTCCTCGCCTACAGCCAGAACACCTTCGGCAGCCCCACGGCGGCCAATCCCTACCACTACGGCCACCTGCCCGAGGTGACGGTCAACCCCGACGGCACCGGCAGCATCAAGAAGCATTACTGCCTGGGCCGGATCTCGCACGAGCTGATCCAGGTGATGCCGGACCAGCGCACCGTGATGATGGGCGACGACGCCACCAACGGCGGCCTGTTCATGTTCATCGCCGACAAGGCGGCCGACCTCTCGGCCGGCACGCTCTACGTGGCGAAGTGGAACCAGACCAGCTCGACCGGCGCCGGCGCGGCCACGCTGAGCTGGATCCGCATCGGCCATGCCGGCAGCGACGAGATCGAGGCGCTCGCCAATACGCTGAAGGCCGCCGACATCATGGACCTGGCCACCGCCGATCCGAACGACGCCTCGTACACGAAGATCCACTTCGGCGGCAAGTTCAACTGGATGCGCATCAAGCCGGGCATGGAGAAGGCCGCGGCCTTCCTGGAGACGCACCGCTACGCCGCGCTGATCGGCGGCAGCATGGGCTTCACCAAGCTGGAGGGCACCACGGTCGACGCGAAGGACAAGGTGGTCTACACGGCGATGTCGCGCGTCGAGACCTCGATGGTCAAGGGCAACGCGGTCTCGCGCGACGTGGCGGTGGACAGGAAGATCTCGGCGGGCGCCGTCTATGCGCTGAACCTGAAGGGCGGCCAGCGCGACAGCGCGGGCAACGCTATCGACAGCGAATGGGTGCCGGTCGACATGAGCGCGCCGGCCGCGCTGGTCGGCGAGGACCTGGCCGCCGCCGACGCGCTCGGCAATACCGCCAATGCCGACAAGATCGCCAACCCGGACAACCTGAAGTTCTCGCAGAAGCTGCGCACGCTGTTCATCGGCGAGGATTCCGGGATGCACGTGAACAACTTCCTGTGGGCCTACAACGTCGACACCAAGACCCTCTCGCGCGTGCTGTCCTGCCCGTCCGGAGCGGAATCGACGGGCCTGCACGCGGTCGACGAGATCAATGGCTGGACCTACATCATGAGCAACTTCCAGCACGTGGGCGATTGGGAATCGCCGCTGCACGACAAGGTGAAGGCCACCCTGGACCCGCTGGTGCGAAGCAATTACAAGGATCGTTTCGGCGCCAGCGTCGGTTACCTGACGGCCGAGGCCACCGGCATCCAGCTCGGCAAGGCTTGA